In a single window of the Schistocerca gregaria isolate iqSchGreg1 unplaced genomic scaffold, iqSchGreg1.2 ptg000569l, whole genome shotgun sequence genome:
- the LOC126315280 gene encoding uncharacterized protein LOC126315280 translates to MPHILGSNKIYFLLSVLLLISSGLANDNSDNVLDERNCPKNQFISLPFWVEKLDPTIFDIITELLPEGQACASNLLTKSQHFTFNEDNTYMNVTYIFSNTSSRNLFGYFIYNRSGDRTLQKHVIWPYLPNQKDENLNCVSLGDSVTIGPFNKTDSVGFWFQHIYQTINNSYYSFLDPPYITNPDDSVHLVWARLEHVNLTLFGFEDAHLLGDHDYNDIIWTVETTPSTEMIGINICGRDCLAVCRDIGQILYSSYVTYKNYVWGLLDYGKSEISSYILIPNGWKIASKSDMTDELIKNYGHLWTYFHPDPCIAIADSGTLRGYTINNTLCDSDSFEAINKYHPDCYTTNYQTRILLYKPASGLEFVLNVPCEKNTTKFVQKIPELFADRLLNPVYYDVKIFSFDNVILKSSFLPYNFGSLVADIIFLVDTVNIDYKDKLEIKKSASFVIDLFESNGFLRSDIVSGIKISFAYYTGESNGDRACDIKSEYKMHLTQDNVDKQLEVLDHINPIKQEEPTDIICAVVNTLQNVYSAGYGFKIVVILTSNSFRSDVNLVEVQRNSNYAILIFNPSAEPNSSWIELAATIVKPLYLGAVAFRKEKDYTESIWENVFLHTIDPVIAVMTRIVPFSTSEHIQILSEVSHVDLKNPAPYDLEYSVSIPSDIEYYNAEVMVAGYGKTSVHISKIPLPVAESFSLRGYIFSSIEFAIRNPEPLADASIYKIFTLPDPECCTLNFNNEPIERGAEFELNTTLSIISKGTVCKTYFNYSFFNNCTFGNIAMVNIEYYKPDLTIKAHDLIQKIRLSSFNPENNTIYLKLEDYLDIDFHDVNQEISPIRINITVPPNFSECGELFDSSSLKTHFTGGIVQDRILFIPNKQFGKHECSFEYQALHLFNESNKASVTFEVSCAAFPPVIEIANTHLHKISTDSVEIPISITDDDGLYMDEYVDLFASSENAMSQLIYYKQETDTFPSGKLISGIQIPENGIKLNLTWASKEEEYEEVEFTIYAVDTDRLKSNTITLHLIAHPRSDPVIDFYPKYNQITSIGTPYLLTFGATSVYDLESLEFKLPQLPDTGEVRFYETGVEIEANKYYGKETSLSYISGSNPPRLMIDISYTPTVCCKEESISLVARDIHGFESAQINSTLKYIEPMQAVFTAESTSRIFSLANDHSSTIDIPIKINNQLDCDNIVMRLIDIKTNCFVYANNGSMYLKNYTHNNELGPLELTCNPNTKAVTLDILCHVPLDVTFGTTGHIIYTLCSEDGTCTKDIVTSVEVSSFVGYENISATVMQNEVAEIYLPIYGKCEGIPANQKETVYVVSASDNLFFTDTTLTQPITNTDHQIIKYPFVVYFSSLKSNTENASISTAELIYTYTYTTITESFISPNFHFKMPIKEKEDPNFEVKDGIRIFTPKLDKYETKNISLNISAINYFDLSNILGINSYSDQVYIKIVSLPFFGRLCTCVYKLTCNDPLKPKEIPYIIIGTPTYLRYDFIPYSTTDSDSFELVTYTYDGEIDAFINVSFNLDFMYVVPKISSIISSIKETPFNRYTVPVGSNITFDWTVINPTSQIFDCTTQISLRVYSMGAWKLYHCYYDSNLREDCNFKEISNEKQLSLSSEILVKPSYGFEDHRASDVKLNWWEAQNNMSQQRIHIPGFRIRLFNQASNKNGIFMKISLQAKNTYNQSKKTDLFILSTDIDSSITT, encoded by the exons ATGCCGCATATCCTTGgttcaaataaaatatattttttgttgtctGTTCTATTATTAATATCTTCTGGACTAGCAAATGATAACTCTGATAATGTCCTGGATGAACGAAACTGTCCGAAAAACC AGTTTATTAGTTTACCATTCTGGGTTGAAAAACTTGATCCGACAATTTTTGACATCATTACAGAACTCCTTCCAGAAGGTCAAGCCTGTGCTAGTAACTTGTTAACTAAGAGTCAACATTTTACATTTAATGAGGAT AACACTTATATGAATGTAACTTATATTTTTAGCAATACTTCTTCAAGAAACCTTTTTGGATATTTTATTTACAATCGCTCCGGAGATAGAACACTGCAGAAACATGTAATATGGCCTTATCTTCCCAACcaaaaagatgaaaatttaaactgTGTTTCTCTGGGTGATTCTGTAACTATTGGTCCATTTAACAAAACTGACAGTGTTGGATTTTGGTTTCAGCATATCTATCAGACAATTAATAACTCTTATTATTCTTTTTTGGATCCACCATACATCACTAATCCTGATGATTCCGTACATTTGGTGTGGGCCCGTTTAGAACACGTGAATTTAACACTCTTTGGATTTGAGGATGCACATTTATTGGGTGATCACGACTATAATGATATTATATGGACGGTGGAGACCACGCCTTCCACTGAGATGATTGGCATTAATATCTGTGGCAGAGATTGTCTAGCTGTCTGTAGAGATATTGGTCAAATTCTTTATTCGAGTTATGTTACATATAAAAATTACGTATGGGGGCTTTTAGATTATGGCAAATCAGAAATCTCGAGCTATATCTTAATACCTAATGGTTGGAAAATTGCTTCAAAATCTGATATGACAGATGAGCTCATAAAAAATTATGGTCATTTATGGACCTACTTTCATCCGGATCCTTGCATTGCTATAGCAGATTCTGGCACTCTACGTGGTTATACCATAAATAATACCCTGTGCGATTCTGATTCCTTTGAAGCTATTAACAAGTACCATCCAGATTGTTATACAACAAATTATCAAACACGTATATTACTTTATAAGCCGGCATCCGGTTTAGAGTTCGTATTGAACGTACCTTGTGAAAAAAACACCACGAAATTTGTTCAAAAGATTCCAGAGCTATTTGCAGATCGTCTGCTTAACCCAGTATATTATGATGTTAAGATATTCTCGTTTGACAATGTCATTTTGAAGAGTAGCTTCCTCCCTTATAATTTTGGATCATTAGTTGCAGATATCATTTTCTTAGTCGACACCGTAAATATCGACTACAAAGATAAATTAGAAATCAAAAAATCTGCATCTTTCGTTATTGATTTATTCGAGTCAAATGGATTTCTTCGTAGTGACATAGTATCTGGTATTAAAATAAGTTTTGCTTATTACACTGGTGAATCGAACGGCGATAGAGCGTGCGATATTAAATCAGAATATAAAATGCATTTAACTCAAGATAACGTTGATAAGCAATTAGAAGTATTAGATCATATTAATCCTATCAAACAGGAAGAACCTACGGATATCATTTGTGCCGTTGTAAACACACTTCAAAATGTCTACTCAGCTGGATATGGTTTcaaaattgttgttattttaaCCAGCAACAGCTTTAGATCCGATGTCAATCTTGTTGAGGTACAACGTAATTCCAATTACGCTATTCTGATATTTAATCCTTCAGCAGAACCCAATTCTTCATGGATAGAACTTGCAGCTACCATTGTTAAACCTCTTTACCTAGGCGCAGTTGCCTTCAGAAAAGAAAAAGACTATACAGAATCGATTTGGGAGAATGTATTTCTACATACTATTGATCCAGTAATAGCCGTGATGACGAGGATTGTTCCTTTTTCTACATCCGAACATATCCAAATATTAAGTGAAGTATCACATGTCGATCTGAAAAACCCAGCTCCCTACGATCTTGAATACTCGGTTTCTATACCATCTGATATTGAATACTACAATGCTGAAGTAATGGTTGCAGGATATGGTAAGACTAGTGTTCACATCTCTAAAATTCCACTACCTGTTGCTGAGTCATTTTCCCTTAGGGGCTATATTTTCAGTTCTATTGAATTTGCTATTCGAAACCCCGAGCCACTAGCTGATGCCAGTATCTATAAAATTTTTACTCTTCCTGATCCTGAGTGCTGTACGCTTAACTTCAACAATGAGCCTATTGAAAGAGGAGCCGAATTCGAACTCAATACAACACTTTCTATCATCTCTAAAGGCACCGTCTGTAAAACATATTTCAACTATAGTTTTTTTAACAACTGCACTTTTGGAAATATAGCTATGGTCAATATTGAATACTACAAACCTGATTTAACTATTAAAGCCCATGATCTCATACAAAAAATAAGACTAAGTTCATTCAATCCTGAAAATAACACAATCTATCTTAAGTTAGAAGATTATCTTGATATAGATTTTCATGATGTAAACCAAGAAATTAGTCCTATCAGGATTAATATTACTGTACCTCCTAATTTTTCAGAATGTGGGGAGTTGTTCGATTCATCATCATTAAAGACACATTTCACTGGTGGCATTGTTCAAGACAGAATTCTATTCATACCGAATAAACAATTCGGAAAGCACGAATGCAGTTTCGAATATCAAGCCTTGCATCTATTTAATGAATCCAATAAGGCTAGCGTCACATTTGAAGTTAGTTGTGCTGCGTTTCCTCCGGTTATTGAAATCGCTAATACTCATCTCCACAAGATATCAACAGACTCTGTTGAAATTCCAATAtctataactgatgatgatgggtTATATATGGACGAATACGTCGATCTTTTCGCTTCAAGTGAAAATGCAATGTCCCAGCTCATATATTACAAACAGGAGACTGACACATTCCCGAGTGGTAAATTGATTAGTGGTATACAAATTCCTGAAAATGGTATTAAATTGAATCTTACCTGGGCAAGTAAAGAAGAAGAATATGAAGAAGTGGAGTTTACTATTTATGCTGTCGATACTGATAGATTAAAGTCCAATACAATAACTTTACACCTGATCGCACATCCTAGGTCTGATCCTGTTATTGATTTCTACCCTAAATATAATCAAATTACTAGCATAGGAACGCCGTATTTATTAACATTTGGTGCTACTAGTGTATATGACTTAGAAAGCTTGGAATTTAAATTGCCCCAACTGCCTGATACCGGAGAGGTAAGATTTTATGAGACTGGTGTTGAGATCGAGGCTAATAAGTATTATGGGAAAGAAACAAGTTTATCGtatatctcaggttcgaatccacccCGTTTGATGATTGATATCTCGTACACTCCAACCGTATGTTGCAAAGAAGAGAGCATTTCTTTAGTGGCCCGTGATATACATGGTTTTGAATCTGCTCAAATTAACTCGACTCTTAAATATATAGAACCGATGCAAGCTGTATTTACTGCTGAATCAACGTCTCGTATTTTCAGTCTTGCTAATGATCATTCTTCCACGATTGATAttcctataaaaataaataatcaatTAGATTGTGACAACATAGTAATGAGGCTTATCGATATTAAAACAAATTGTTTCGTTTATGCAAATAATGGATCCATGTACCTTAAAAATTATACTCATAATAATGAACTTGGCCCATTGGAATTAACTTGCAATCCGAATACGAAAGCTGTCACGTTAGACATATTATGCCATGTtccattggacgttacatttggcACTACTGGACACATCATATATACCTTATGCTCTGAGGATGGGACATGCACAAAGGATATTGTAACGAGCGTTGAAGTCTCGAGTTTTGTGGGCTACGAAAACATAAGTGCTACAGTTATGCAGAATGAAGTAGCAGAAATATATCTCCCTATATATGGAAAATGTGAGGGTATTCCAGCTAATCAAAAAGAGACAGTCTACGTTGTATCTGCAAGCgataatttattttttactgaCACAACCTTGACTCAACCGATAACCAATACTGATCACCAAATCATCAAATATCCGTTCGTTGTTTATTTTTCAAGTTTGAAGAGCAATACAGAAAACGCAAGCATATCAACTGCTGAGTTGATTTACACTTATACCTATACAACAATCACTGAATCTTTTATTTCTCCCAATTTTCATTTCAAAATGCctataaaagaaaaagaagaccCAAATTTTGAAGTAAAAGATGGTATTAGAATATTTACGCCTAAACTAGACAAATATGAAACGAAAAACATTAGCCTAAATATTTCAGCTATTAATTACTTTGACTTGAGCAATATATTGGGCATCAATTCTTATTCAGACCAAGTTTACATAAAAATTGTATCTCTACCATTCTTCGGTAGGCTATGTACCTGTGTTTACAAACTTACCTGCAATGATCCGTTGAAACCCAAAGAAATCCCATATATTATAATAGGCACTCCAACTTATTTAAGATATGATTTTATCCCTTACTCAACTACAGACTCAGACTCTTTCGAACTGGTAACCTATACATACGATGGCGAAATAGACGCCTTTATTAATGTGAGTTTTAATTTAGATTTCATGTATGTAGTACCTAAAATCTCAAGCATAATTTCTTCTATAAAAGAGACTCCATTCAATCGATACACTGTCCCTGTAGGGTCGAATATCACATTTGATTGGACCGTCATCAATCCAACTTCTCAGATCTTCGACTGTACTACTCAGATTTCGTTGCGCGTTTATTCTATGGGCGCTTGGAAGCTCTACCACTGCTACTACGACTCTAATCTCAGAGAAGACTGCAATTTTAAAGAAATATCTAATGAAAAACAATTAAGTTTGAGTTCAGAAATTCTGGTTAAACCCAGCTATGGTTTTGAGGACCACCGAGCTTCTGACGTGAAATTAAATTGGTGGGAAGCTCAGAATAATATGAGTCAACAAAGAATTCATATTCCTGGGTTCCGTATCAGATTGTTTAATCAAGCTAGTAATAAGAATGGGATATTCATGAAAATATCCTTGCAAGCTAAGAACACATATAACCAGTCCAAAAAAACAGATCTATTCATTCTGTCCACAGATATAGATAGTTCAATCACTACCTAG